A window of Thermodesulfobacteriota bacterium genomic DNA:
TGTTCGCTGGCGGTGGGACTTGGGGTTCCCATCCCCATATTAAACGAAAAAATGGTTAAGTACACCGCCATATCGGATGAAGAGATATTTACCCAGGTTGTTGATTACGGGCATGATTATCCAAACGGAATTTCCAAAAGCTACGGTCAGGTGAGTTACGCGGAACTTAAAAGCGGTCACATAAAATTTAAAGGTAAAAATGTGCCCACTGCACCGCTTTCCAGCATGGTAAAGGCCCGTGAGATTGCTGAAATTTTGAAGAAAAAAATATCAACCGGGAAATTTTACCTTGGAGAGCCGCAATTTACGTTACCTTCAAGATAACGAGTCATAGATGTCTGATACCATCAGAGCGTTTATCGCCATTGAACTTCCTGAAGAAATTATCGCTTTTATTGGTAAGATTCAGCAAGATGTAAGATCATATGGATTCAAGGCGAGCTGGGTACGCCCGAAAAATATTCATCTTACCTTGAAATTTTTAGGGCCAATAAATAGGGAAGATATCAAAAAAGTCGGGGATGTCATCATTGGTACCGCATCAGAGAATATCCCCCTGTCTCTTGGTGTAAAAGGCATCGGGGTTTTCCCGGGTGTCAAACGCCCTCGAGTAATATGGACGGGTATTGCCGGCCAGACCGAAGAACTTTCAGATTTGCAGAAAACCCTGGATGGAAAACTTGAGACCGTTGGATTTCCCAAGGAAAAGAGACCGTTTAGAGGGCACCTTACAATCGCTCGGATTAAAGGAAGTATTGATGCCCGGCGGTTGATTGATGCCATGAAACAATTGGGAAAATTTGAATCAAAAAAATTTAGCGTTAATGAAATTGTTCTATTTAAAAGTGAGCTTAAGCC
This region includes:
- the thpR gene encoding RNA 2',3'-cyclic phosphodiesterase, translated to MSDTIRAFIAIELPEEIIAFIGKIQQDVRSYGFKASWVRPKNIHLTLKFLGPINREDIKKVGDVIIGTASENIPLSLGVKGIGVFPGVKRPRVIWTGIAGQTEELSDLQKTLDGKLETVGFPKEKRPFRGHLTIARIKGSIDARRLIDAMKQLGKFESKKFSVNEIVLFKSELKPSGAKYTKLINAPLNAK